In Candidatus Chlorohelix allophototropha, one DNA window encodes the following:
- a CDS encoding LysM peptidoglycan-binding domain-containing protein, whose product MKSFVTRFSIWKLDSIELWGYILNMKIKLRAQLVTCFILLLSLATLTACGYSTPIGGTLQTPYIVIVTPTLSYERLTVNAQSTFQALPTATPLPTATPAQTPRPTTTIKGTPSSTPTLSVSGDVYVVQAGDTLTGIAVRLKVDIDDLISLNNLNDPNSLLVGQKLKIPPRVTPTPTR is encoded by the coding sequence TTGAAATCATTCGTTACTCGTTTCTCAATCTGGAAACTTGACTCGATCGAGTTGTGGGGGTATATTCTGAATATGAAAATCAAATTGCGGGCACAACTTGTAACTTGTTTTATTCTCCTGCTATCCTTAGCTACTCTTACTGCTTGTGGATATTCTACCCCTATCGGTGGAACACTTCAAACACCTTATATTGTTATTGTCACGCCCACCCTATCCTATGAACGCCTTACTGTAAATGCGCAGTCAACCTTTCAAGCCTTACCTACAGCGACTCCTTTGCCAACAGCTACACCGGCACAAACCCCTCGCCCAACTACTACTATTAAAGGTACGCCTTCCTCTACGCCAACCCTATCGGTAAGCGGTGATGTTTATGTGGTGCAGGCAGGAGACACCTTAACCGGAATTGCAGTACGCCTTAAAGTTGATATTGATGATCTAATATCGCTCAATAATTTGAATGACCCTAACTCACTTTTAGTCGGGCAAAAACTGAAAATCCCGCCCCGTGTCACGCCAACACCTACTCGATAA
- a CDS encoding DNA polymerase — MLKLDESLKQDKSELPAFEELLPTVSKSSSNPEITFRSENEYLEILKQYTEETSARKAAQLVALEETKKKAPVKTVPTPTEPKPRVAYNKVDHSNIAENFGTTTYPVIQSDGMPPIKFELISDNLRLEQVIDLLLHEQLLGIDTETSGLDPFTSKLLLVQVASPQICYIIDATKVRLTPLKRLLENPRILKILQNAKFDYEMLKERADIVLENIYDTMLAERLLTAGVSKENNLAALVKRYTGEIMDKEVRKTFYGANSVGHVSQDQLAYAARDALCLFPIYAQQLAKLKEEKMFKVADLEFRCVAAVGDLELAGCKLDTNKWRAILAEVEKKRDLARDELMSMLPGGATKQGSMFGNDEYLINLNSSQQIMTEFGKLGIVLEDTSEATLNKYNHPAVKKLLEYRSHEKTLGSFGEGLLAQVRTETGRIHPDFIQYGADTGRFSCSNPNVQQIPATSDFRSCFIAQEGYKLITCDYSQAELRILAELSSDPAFLEAFRTGGDLHKLAASQMFQVRVEDVSKEQRNAAKAINFGLAYGMGPQGLAVRIDKTVDEARELISAYFKAFSGVQKWLDKAGRDSVKKGYSPTPLGRKRYYNLPSSDDPDYRKRSSEIERQGKNAPIQGCNADMTKMALVFLRERLVAYDAKVVNTVHDEIVVEVREDQAEEVCKLVEHEMIRAGHEILKEVPIVADAKIGDYWSK, encoded by the coding sequence CAGAATTACCCGCCTTCGAAGAATTGCTTCCTACTGTTAGCAAAAGTTCAAGTAATCCTGAAATTACTTTCCGTAGTGAAAATGAGTATCTAGAGATACTGAAGCAATATACGGAAGAAACTTCCGCGCGTAAAGCTGCCCAGTTAGTAGCGCTCGAAGAAACGAAGAAAAAAGCGCCTGTAAAAACTGTGCCTACACCCACCGAACCTAAACCACGAGTAGCCTATAACAAAGTTGACCATAGCAATATAGCCGAGAACTTCGGCACTACTACCTACCCGGTCATTCAGTCCGATGGGATGCCACCGATCAAATTCGAGCTGATTTCGGACAATTTGCGGTTAGAACAAGTAATAGACCTACTTCTCCATGAGCAATTGTTGGGAATTGACACTGAAACTAGCGGTTTGGATCCTTTTACCTCCAAATTGCTACTGGTACAGGTTGCCTCTCCACAAATATGCTACATTATCGACGCTACCAAAGTACGTCTGACACCCTTAAAACGTTTGCTAGAGAACCCGCGCATCCTGAAGATTTTACAAAACGCCAAGTTCGATTATGAAATGCTGAAAGAGCGCGCCGATATCGTGCTGGAAAATATCTATGACACAATGTTGGCAGAACGCTTGCTAACCGCCGGTGTCAGCAAAGAAAATAATTTGGCAGCGCTGGTAAAACGCTATACCGGGGAGATTATGGATAAGGAGGTGCGAAAAACCTTCTATGGGGCTAATTCCGTCGGGCATGTTTCGCAAGATCAGCTAGCTTATGCTGCCCGTGACGCACTGTGCCTTTTCCCAATATATGCCCAACAACTCGCCAAACTTAAAGAGGAAAAGATGTTCAAGGTCGCTGATCTTGAATTCCGTTGTGTAGCCGCAGTAGGCGATCTCGAACTGGCAGGTTGTAAGTTGGATACCAATAAATGGCGCGCCATCCTCGCAGAAGTAGAAAAGAAACGTGATCTAGCGCGGGACGAGTTAATGTCAATGCTACCCGGAGGCGCTACCAAACAAGGCTCAATGTTCGGAAACGATGAATATTTGATCAACCTGAACAGCAGTCAGCAAATTATGACCGAGTTCGGTAAGCTAGGTATCGTGCTGGAAGATACCTCTGAAGCCACGTTGAATAAATATAATCACCCTGCAGTTAAAAAGCTCTTGGAATATCGCAGCCACGAAAAAACGCTTGGATCCTTCGGCGAGGGCTTATTGGCGCAAGTCAGAACCGAAACCGGACGCATTCATCCTGATTTTATCCAGTATGGCGCAGATACAGGGCGTTTTAGCTGCTCGAACCCCAATGTGCAGCAAATTCCCGCCACTTCCGATTTCCGCTCCTGCTTCATCGCACAAGAAGGCTACAAGCTGATTACCTGCGACTATTCTCAAGCAGAGTTGCGTATTCTGGCAGAACTGAGCAGTGACCCCGCCTTCCTTGAAGCTTTCCGCACAGGCGGAGATTTGCATAAGTTAGCAGCCAGTCAAATGTTCCAGGTTCGCGTAGAAGATGTATCAAAAGAACAGCGCAATGCCGCTAAAGCAATTAACTTTGGGCTGGCTTATGGGATGGGTCCGCAAGGGTTAGCAGTACGCATTGATAAAACAGTGGATGAAGCACGCGAATTGATTAGCGCCTATTTTAAAGCCTTCAGTGGTGTACAAAAATGGCTGGATAAAGCCGGGCGCGACTCGGTGAAAAAGGGATATAGCCCTACCCCTCTGGGGCGCAAACGTTATTATAATCTGCCATCTTCAGATGACCCGGATTACCGAAAGCGTTCTTCTGAAATCGAGCGGCAGGGTAAGAACGCCCCTATTCAGGGCTGTAATGCCGATATGACTAAGATGGCGCTGGTATTTTTGCGCGAACGTCTGGTAGCCTATGATGCCAAAGTAGTTAACACTGTACACGACGAAATTGTAGTGGAAGTGCGCGAAGATCAGGCAGAAGAAGTTTGTAAACTGGTAGAACATGAAATGATACGCGCCGGTCATGAAATTCTTAAAGAAGTTCCAATCGTCGCCGATGCAAAAATAGGCGACTACTGGAGTAAATAA
- a CDS encoding phosphodiester glycosidase family protein, protein MKLFKALVKLKVWFAFVLSVVVLGIVVSIILSQPSNKIETVIINTSLPTATSTLESTIEVLTATPTATATPKPTPSPTPLPTVTPLPFSNRFYYKPKDVVSQIRPGVVYIRRELTSPGPLKINIMLFDLTAPEFDLRVVMKNGYLSGVAPTSKLLKEFNGLAAVNGDLFSGQGLPQGLVISDGKVAMAPKYRATFGWTKDRQPFIGYFTQDWTWPSTVSTAKGEKHSLQLLNTSCSGGRGEDLLCIYNEMARTVSGRSGDLKVMVSPNNMVIDIDDTGKDWKITEGYNVLLARQGTDSWRWLKQNAVKYEPLYIMINTNYNLGLFQQAVSGGPIFLKDGDFVQDCLCNLTDCSQVTQKQYQGARCEEFDLEWKMSHYLTTRMPRTGIGYNDKKTLLVVAQSDGYQPGFSIGMTQKEFADLFLEFGATTAMELDGGGSSTMALDGKLVSRPSDGSGLVERQVPNAVVFYWKDPPLPRNIGSR, encoded by the coding sequence GTGAAGCTTTTCAAGGCTTTAGTAAAGCTTAAAGTTTGGTTTGCTTTTGTGTTATCGGTGGTTGTTTTAGGAATAGTGGTTTCGATAATTTTATCACAGCCTAGCAATAAAATCGAAACCGTTATTATTAATACATCCTTACCAACTGCAACTTCAACGCTTGAGTCAACTATTGAAGTACTTACTGCTACGCCTACTGCTACCGCTACTCCAAAGCCAACGCCTAGTCCAACTCCATTGCCTACTGTTACCCCATTGCCTTTTTCTAACCGTTTTTATTATAAACCCAAAGATGTAGTAAGCCAAATAAGACCCGGTGTAGTTTATATCAGACGCGAACTTACCTCACCGGGACCACTGAAAATAAATATAATGCTATTCGATTTGACTGCGCCCGAATTTGACTTGCGTGTGGTTATGAAGAACGGTTACCTCAGCGGAGTTGCGCCAACCAGTAAACTGCTAAAGGAATTTAATGGTTTAGCGGCGGTAAACGGTGATTTGTTCAGCGGTCAGGGGTTGCCTCAAGGTTTGGTGATTTCAGATGGCAAAGTAGCGATGGCTCCGAAATATCGGGCTACTTTTGGCTGGACAAAAGATCGGCAGCCCTTTATTGGCTATTTTACCCAGGATTGGACATGGCCCTCCACAGTTTCTACTGCTAAAGGCGAAAAACATAGCCTTCAGCTGCTTAATACCTCGTGTAGTGGTGGGCGAGGCGAAGATTTGCTATGTATCTACAATGAAATGGCGCGGACAGTATCAGGGCGCAGCGGCGATTTAAAGGTGATGGTTTCACCAAACAATATGGTTATAGATATTGACGATACCGGCAAGGATTGGAAAATCACCGAAGGTTACAATGTGCTCTTGGCACGTCAGGGGACAGATTCTTGGCGTTGGCTCAAACAAAATGCTGTAAAATATGAGCCACTTTACATAATGATTAATACAAATTATAATCTGGGACTTTTCCAACAAGCGGTGAGTGGCGGTCCTATCTTCTTAAAAGATGGCGACTTTGTTCAGGACTGTCTGTGCAATCTGACAGATTGCAGCCAAGTAACTCAAAAGCAATATCAAGGTGCGCGCTGTGAAGAGTTTGACCTTGAATGGAAAATGAGCCACTATCTAACCACTCGCATGCCTCGCACGGGTATTGGTTATAACGATAAGAAAACCCTGCTAGTGGTGGCACAATCTGATGGCTATCAGCCCGGCTTCAGTATTGGTATGACTCAGAAGGAATTTGCCGACCTGTTTCTTGAGTTTGGCGCGACTACTGCTATGGAATTGGATGGTGGTGGTAGCAGTACAATGGCATTGGATGGTAAGTTGGTAAGTCGTCCCAGTGACGGAAGCGGTTTGGTGGAACGTCAGGTTCCAAACGCCGTAGTATTTTACTGGAAAGATCCACCGCTTCCTCGAAATATCGGAAGCCGCTAG